Below is a window of Mucilaginibacter sp. PAMC 26640 DNA.
AAATCTTTATGATTAGGATGCAAGGCGGATATAATTCCGGCATTGATCAACTGCTCGGTATTGAACCTCGCTGTTTCTATAGACCCATATTGAGAACTTACGGTTTGCCCTTGTATAGTCAGCTCAATGTGTTCGTTAGCAATTTCTTTGCCCATAGATGCATAGAATCGGTGGGTTTTACCGCCGCCTCGGGCCGGTGGCCCACCCCTGCCGTCAAAAAAAGCGAGATCAATATCATATTTGCGGGCCATTGCTGTAAGCTCTACCTTGGCTTTATAAATACTCCAATTGGCCATTAGGTAACCACCATCTTTCGTGCTATCGCTAAAACCAAGCATTATAGTTTGACGGTTACCCCTGCTTTTTAAATGCTTTTTATAAAACGGATGCTTGTATAACGTCTCCATAACATCCGCTGCATGTTTCAAATCATTAACGGTTTCAAACAGCGGCATAAAATCAACCGTCAGCTTATCCTTTTTCCAGCCGCTCCAAAGGAAAAGATCGATCAATTGTAATATATCAGAAGCCTGCTGGCAGTTACTGATAATAAATCGCTGGCAGCCCTTCACCCCGTTACTATGCTGAATTTGTTGCATCAGCCTGATCGTATCCAATGTATCGCGGGTCATGTCATCAGCGTCTGCCGGGCACATGAAATCGGCTTCGGTAAATGGCAAAGTTTTAAGCTTTGCAGCCTCGTCCATATCAGCATATCCCTTAGGTACACCTGTATAAATCTTTTTGGTCCCGTACTCAAAAACGCTTCGTAAAACGCGGCTATCCTGCCTGATATCCAAAGTGGCGAAATAAGAACCAAACAAGTTGACTTTTTGAATCATGCTTTCCACGATATCAACAAAAAGACTATCGTGACTGGTTACCAAGGTTTCGCGCATCGATTTAAGAATGGCCAGCATCTCCGGCTGAAGATCCTTAGGGCTTTCCTGCTCGTTAAAAGCATTATCGTAAAGCAGTTTTTCAAGCTTCATCAGGTTATCCGCAAAACCACGGAAAGTGATCCGGCGTTTCAATACCCTAAAGTCGCGGTAATAGCAGCGGAATATATGTTTACGCAACAGAGCCGATACCTCGCGGGTAGATTCTGTCGTTACGTTAGGGTTACCATCCCTGTCGCCGCCCGGCCAAAAGCCAAGTTCCAGCACCTGATGGGCCCCATCCATCTCAAATTCTTCTTCCAGTTTTGATTGAATGCCCGAAAGTGCATGGTAAAATATGTTCTCTAAAAACCAAACCAAGCTAACGGCCTCATCAACAGGCGTTGGTGAGGTTTTATTAAAGAAAGGCGTTTTACCTAGTTGTTGCAACAAGGCGTTAATTTCAGGAATGTCATTGCTTTTCAGCGCCTCTATCAAATCATTCATGATACCCAGGATAGTGCCTGGGTAAAACTGAGTAGGGTGCGCTGTAAGCACCAGCCTTAACGAAAAATCTTCCAGCTGTTTGCTGATCTGCTTACGGGCATCCTCGTTGGAGGTTGCCTGCTGTACCATGCTTTGTAACGGCCCGGTATCGTCTGTACGGCCAACGGTGCCAAATGAAGAATCTTCAATGGCATCAAATAAAACTACCTGGCGTTCAATATATTGAATAAACCTAAATAAACGATTGATTTGCTCCCGGTGCTCTATCCCCGGCACATAATTCTGAAAAAAAGACTCAATGATGTCCTTTGGTGAAGAATGACTAACTGCGCCCTTATCGCAATGCGAACTAAAGAAAGGCAAGAGGATACCAGTATCCTTTACCTGGTAAAAAGGCAGTGTTTGGAACAAACTGTTGTACAACTCAAAACGGGTTACAACTTCCTGATTAAAAGTTGCTTCTCTTTGGCTAAGCCTTTGATTCGTCGGCATAATAACTTGGGATTTTAGAAAAAATACTACCTCTTTTATAGAGTATCACGGCGTGAATTTAGCTATCTAAAACTAATTAACACTAATTTTTGAACAATTTATAACGTTTAAATTGATTTGATGCAATTATCGTTATTAGAACAAGCGGCGACTTTATTTGTTTAATTTTGCCAGCATCATTAGCGGTCGTTACGCACACCCATGAACATCCACAAAAGAGAAATAAAAAGCTTTTTTTACAGTCAGTATTTTTCCGACGGGCTACGCATTTCAGCGGGTATTTTATTGCCCTCTCTGGTGGCCATGCAATTTAATGATTTTAATCTCGGCCTTACCCTATCGTTAGGGGCATTATGTATCTGCGCCATAGACAGCCCCGGCCCGGTTGTGCATAAGCGCAACGCCATGGCTATCGGCAATGGATTACTGCTTGCAGTAGCACTCATAACCGGTTATGCACGGCTGAATGTATTTACCCTGGGTTTAGAGATCACCGCTTTTTCCTTCCTGTTTAGTATGCTCATTGTGTATGGTAACAGGGCCGCATCGGTTGGTACATCATCCTTATTAGTGATGATATTTATGATGGATAAGGCCGTGCCCCCGCCAGAGCTACCAATCTTCTGCTTAACTATTTTAGCCGGAGGCCTTTGGTATATGATCTTCAGCCTAATA
It encodes the following:
- a CDS encoding phosphoenolpyruvate carboxylase, whose amino-acid sequence is MPTNQRLSQREATFNQEVVTRFELYNSLFQTLPFYQVKDTGILLPFFSSHCDKGAVSHSSPKDIIESFFQNYVPGIEHREQINRLFRFIQYIERQVVLFDAIEDSSFGTVGRTDDTGPLQSMVQQATSNEDARKQISKQLEDFSLRLVLTAHPTQFYPGTILGIMNDLIEALKSNDIPEINALLQQLGKTPFFNKTSPTPVDEAVSLVWFLENIFYHALSGIQSKLEEEFEMDGAHQVLELGFWPGGDRDGNPNVTTESTREVSALLRKHIFRCYYRDFRVLKRRITFRGFADNLMKLEKLLYDNAFNEQESPKDLQPEMLAILKSMRETLVTSHDSLFVDIVESMIQKVNLFGSYFATLDIRQDSRVLRSVFEYGTKKIYTGVPKGYADMDEAAKLKTLPFTEADFMCPADADDMTRDTLDTIRLMQQIQHSNGVKGCQRFIISNCQQASDILQLIDLFLWSGWKKDKLTVDFMPLFETVNDLKHAADVMETLYKHPFYKKHLKSRGNRQTIMLGFSDSTKDGGYLMANWSIYKAKVELTAMARKYDIDLAFFDGRGGPPARGGGKTHRFYASMGKEIANEHIELTIQGQTVSSQYGSIETARFNTEQLINAGIISALHPNHKDLLDENHKALIAEMAGASHELFLALREHPLFVEYLETYSPLKLLSQINISSRPTKRNASAKLKLEDLRAISFVTSWSQLKQSIPGFYGVGTALKKMKDGGTWEQVKELYQNSGFFKTMLDNCMMSMSKSDFRVTAYLEQDPKFGAFWKGLKDEFELTKSLLLELTGTTMLMEESPVERRSIAIREKIVLPLVIIQHYALQCLNNTQDEELIGIYNKLVIRTVYGIVNAGRNLA